In Lolium perenne isolate Kyuss_39 chromosome 5, Kyuss_2.0, whole genome shotgun sequence, the sequence ACTGCCTCCATTTGGGATCTGATGTAAATGGGGCAAACTTGTGGAGCACATTTCGAATGCCACCGTACAGTTTCCAGTTCGGTCTGTAGGCTAAATGCGCGATATCTGACTTCATCTTCCTGTACCTGTAGGCGCTGAGGTCATCAAGGATCATGCTTCTGGGTGTTGTTAGATGACACATGCTGTGCTGTGGGTGACTGGCTCGGTAGGAAGCCATGAAGATCAGCGCGCTCCTCACCTCTGCGGGCATCAACGTCGGGCTCTGCGTGCTCTTCCTGTCGCTCTACTCTGTTCTCAGGAAGCAGCCGGCCAACATCAGGGTCTACTTCGGCCGGAGGATTTCCGAGGACCATAGCCGGCTCCGAGGGGCTTTCATTTTGGAGAGGTTTGTCCCGTCGGCGGGCTGGATCGTGAAAGCCCTGCAGTGTGCTGAGGAGGACCTCTTGGCAGCTGCGGGGTTGGATGCTGTGGCTTTCAATCGGATGCTAGTGTTCAGGTAACACCCGGTTTCGTCTTCACATCCATGCGTCCCTTTCGTATCATAATTCTGTTGGTTCGAACTTAGAAGACGTCCACATCTGATTGGTGAGCTTGTTAGCATGTGCATGTGATCTGAATCAGTAGGAGGCGAAAACTTGCAACTCTGGCAGCTGCCTTTATGATAGCACTTCTTTTCATAATGTTACGCAGAATCGTAGATCAGTTCTGTTTATTGTTCTCTGTTAGGCTCCTTTTTTTCTACCAGTTTAACCTCACAATCCAAAATTTTCTCACTTGTACATTCGCTTTTCTGCAGCATACGCATCTTTTCCCTAGCGGCCCTTCTGTGTGTGCTTGGAATTCTTCCACTGAATTATTTTGGACAGAATATACAACATCATCGGGTTCCTTCAGAACAATTGGATATCTTCACAATTGGGAATGTGGAAGTGCAATCAAGATGGTGAGCTGAACAATTTATTTTAAGTGTATCATAAGGTGGTTTTGTCAAGGTTGAATTTGTGGTATGATGCATTGATTATTGGTATTTATAGTGCGCTGAGCTTCCGTACACCCCCCTTACAAAAATTATCTAGTTAGTGTGTAGGTTCACTTCTTTTGGTTTGTATCTACTCTACTTTAAAAGTgtctaaaacatcttatattagtgCACGGGGGGAGTAGTATAGAACTGAGGAAATATCCTCAACAAGCAAAAAAGGCTAAATTAGAATACATGTATCATGTATGTACAGATCTATATTGCAAGTAAGGGTAAGATAGTGCACAACAAACTATTTAGTGCGAACCATAATTATTAGGATGTCGTGTGCCATGCTCTAGCTGTGGAAAACCAAAGGCCAAGAAAACAGGGATTTATGTGTAGAATCTGAACACACCGCTCATTAGATACAGCGTATTTCTCCACTCTACAAGACATGAGAAAATTACCTGGTAGCACTAGACGTTATTCTGTATTAATTTTATGTTCTGATTGCATTGCAGGCTTTGGGTTCATTGTTTAGTTCTCTACATAATATCTGGAGTAGCTTGCATTCTCCTATATCTTGTAAGTTCTTTGCTCACAGATAGTACAGAGTATTATATATCCTCATATTGAGAAGCACAGCTAATGTTGTCTCTACTCGATCTGATAGGAGTACAGGCACATTGCTAGGCTGAGGCTCCTGCACCTTAAACGTGCAACACCCAATCCAGGCCAATTTACTGTGCTTGTTCGTGGAATACCAAAGAAAACAAAAGAATCATGTAGCAGTGATGTTGATGATTTCTTCACCAAGTATCATGCATCAAGTTACCTATTCCACCAAGTTGTTTACAAAGTTGGGAAAGTTCAGAAGATAATGGTAAGCAATTCTCATACAATATTTCTATTTGTTGGGAGGACGGGGTGACAAAGAATGCAACATACTTGCTAAGGTACTATTTTTGTGATTTAATGTTCTTAGTCTGGGGTTTTTTTTTTGCAGCTCAATAATCACTATGGTTATAAGGGATAGATATTTATGATACTACACATTCATTATACGATTTTTTTTCTTATCCATGAAAGTGACATGATCTGAAATTCTTGGAGTTAGATTTATGCTTTTTTATCTGCAAAGGTATTTGTGATATTGCATATTCCTATTCTTGGAATTAGTGAATTGATCTCAAATCATTTGTTTGGATCTGTAACTTTTATCTGCATATGAGTAGTTTGCTTTCTGATTTTTTAGTAAAACTGTTTAATATGCTGCAGACTGGTGCGAAGAAGGCATGTAGAAAGTTGAAACAATTCACGGACACTACGGTAGATCAGAGCTGCAAAGCGGGTACATACCGGTGTTGTCTTTGTGGAGCTTCTTCGAATTCATTCCAGTTGTTGCCCACTGATGATGTTGTACAGAGCAGTGGGAAAACTGACCTGAAAGATTCTACCTTGATCACAGATAATGAGGTCCGCTTAGTAATCTAGCAGACATTAATTCTTTTATTGCAATTCATCAATAAGTCAGTGTGAATTAGTGATTATAACTGTGGAACTATACACAGGAATGTGCTGCTGCTTTTGTATTTTTCAAAACACGGTATGGAGCACTTGTTGCATCAAAAGTACTTCAGACATCGAACCCTACGAAGTGGGTTACTGATCTAGCTCCAGAACCAGATGATGTGTATTGGTCAAACATTTGGCTTCCCTACAAGCAGCTTTGGATTCGACGGATAGCTACGCTTCTCGGATCTATTGTTTTTATGATCTTATTTCTGGCACCGGTGGCATTTATACAAGGTCTAACGGAGCTGGAGCATTTGCAGCAGAAGCTTCCTTTCCTTAATGGGTTATTGACGAAGTAAGTACCAACATTGTTCTGGAACTGAACTctagtagtactccctccgtctaaaaATAGGTGCCTCACTTttgtctagatacggatgtatctagatgcattttagCTAGAGATCTCATTTAGATTTAAAACTTAAACGGTATGCAAAATTGTTGATATTTAAACTGATCAACACATTCTAGTTTGGTGTATCTTGTGCTTTCAGATTCTTGAGGCACCATTCAGCATAGACATATGGCCTTTGTTTCACCATTCAGCATAGAGATGTTGCCTTTTGTTCATTTGTAGGTGGCTTCTATTGACTTATCTTTCGTGTGCAGGAAATACATGATCCAGCTAGTAACTGGATACCTTCCCAGTGTTATCCTGCAAATATTTCTGTACACCGTTCCACCAATAATGATGTTATTTTCTACATTGGAGGGGCCTACATCTCACAGTGAAAGGAAAAGGAGTGCTTGCTGTAAAGTGCTGTACTTCTATATTTGGAATGTATTCTTTGTTAATGTCGTATCTGGGACCGTCATAAAGCAATTGAATTTTTTCACAAGCCCGAAGGACATCCCTGTTGAGCTCGCTAAGGTTATACCTGTGCAGGTAAATCAAGTCTAAAGTCTAACTCTATCCTGGTCTTGATGCTGCAGAAATACCATTTTGCTTTGGAAAGATCAGTCGTTTTATATTCACAAAAGAGATGTTTGTTGCAAAGTATTACTATATTTATCCTTTCTAAGAATTGCTGTTAATACGTGGCTGCTATTAACTCTGTTTTCATTTTAGGCTACCTTCTTCGTCACCTATGTTCTGACTTCAGGGTGGGCCAGTTTGTCATCTGAGCTTATGCAACTCTTTGGTCTGATATGGAACTTTATAAGGAAATATATTCTGAGAATGAAAGAAGATACGGAGTTTGTGCCCTCATTTCCCTATCATACAGAAGTACCAAAAGTTTTGTTGTTTGGACTATTGGGCTTCACATGCTCTGTGCTGGCACCCTTGATCTTACCTTTCCTGCTGGTGTACTTCTTCCTTGGTTATGTCGTCTACCGCAACCAGGTGAGAAACTAGGGATGGTGAAGTCCAAAACAGTTATTTTGTTCCATTTTACCTTTGTAGAACACACCTGTGTTGTAGCTATAGGTGAACATCGTGTAGTAGCTTTACATTGCTATTCTCGTGAATATAAAATACTAAGAAACATGAAGTACAATTCTTGTCAGCGAATGCATGATCTTGCCAGTTATAGATACTGATAATCTTTATATGTTTTCAGCTACTGAATGTGTACCGCACAAGATATGACACGGGTGGTCTCTACTGGCCAATTGCACACAACACAGTGATATTCTCTCTCGTGCTCACCCAGATTATCTGCCTCGGCGTATTTGGGCTCAAAGAATCACCGGTAGCTGCGGGCTTCACCATACCTCTTATCATCCTTACTCTGCTGTTCAATCAATACTGCAGAAAACGACTTCTTCCACTGTTCAAAACATTTCCAGCGCAGGTTGGTATTACTTCTGTAATGGCCTATAGTGATTGAACCCAGGTGTGCTGTAAAACTAGGAAATAACCCAGGACTAGAGTCAGTTGTGGTGCCTTGTGAGTTCTTTTCACTTTTTTGTTGATCGCGATGTTTGGACCGTGCAGGATCTAATCGACATGGACAGGGAGGACGAGCGGTCAGGAAGAATGGAGCACATTCACGGCCGACTCCATACTGCGTATTGCCAGTTCCCTGACACTGAAGACATACAGCTGGAGAAAATTCAGATTGATGGGAATGGTGGGGAGAAAAACTGTAGCCCTGGCGAGTCCAAGGGCAAAGAAACCCGCGAGGAACAGCAGCCCAGAAGGGATGAACTGTCTCACCCAACGCTGAAGGGACTCCCTGTTAGCCGTCTTCAGAATGCTGTGAGATCCATCACTTTCCTCATTAGATTGCAGAAAAGAGGTTTATCGCGATAACAAAACCGGATAACTAACTGACTGACTCTCCACGTGCCGACTCATGTAAATGTATAGATAGCAACACTGGTCATACGAGTATAGAGGAACTGGGTTTTAGGTAGGAACATATAGATAAGTGGAGCATCATTATACGTGTAGACATGCATGACTTGTATGGTTTCATGCCTGGTTGGTTAGCTCTGTCCATGGTGTGTGCACCTTTGTTAAATGAACTTGAATCATATTTGTCAAGAATCACGTGGTATcatttttgtatttggtggcagctCTTGACATTTAGCATTGAGACAATATCTCTTTGCTGTTGGGAAGCATATTCTCATCATTCTACTAGGCAGCCCTAAAAATAAATTCAGGGGGAATTTCTATTGAGTTGTCCATCCTTAGCCTCGCTGATCTCAGAGAGTTTCTCTCTCTCTCGCTTCTTGTTTGGACTAATATTTTTACTGCTCCTTGCACAAAGGCCAAAAAGGAAATGAGTTTTGCTGCTGTCAGTGCATATCTGATTACATTCCAATTGTAAACGACCATCATTTTTGAAAGGTACAACGGCCATCGTTTCTTTACATATTTTAGGACGTCCATTGTTGGTAACACTACGGTTTGGCCCAAGAATAGCATTGGCCACTAATCCACAGCGAAAATAGCATCTCTCTCACCTTCCAATTTTCCGTCTACAAAACCACGCATCAATTAGCAAAAACTAAGCGCAAAAGGTTGAGCAACCATGCACGCCGAAAAGCTCGTACCGGCGGTGATCGCCGCCGTAGCCGTGGCGTGCCTGCTATTCGCTGGCCGCGCCCATGGCCTGGAGGGATACGTTCCGGCGGCGGCGAGCCAGCAGCAGGTGGAGGAACCCCTCGCCATTAACAAGAACGACGAGTTCCTCCCGCAGCCGGAGGTGATGCCGGTGCCCACCCAGCTGTTCAGGAGGCCGGGCTTCGCCGTGTACGCCCCGCAGAGGGAGGAGGCGACGACGCAGCCGGGCGCCGACGCCAACCTCGCCGGGTCGTTAGACGGTTACTTCCGGCAGCCAACGATGACCGAGCCTGAGCCGGCGGCAGAAATAACGACCGAGCCGGAGGCGGAGCCAGCGCCCGAGACCACGAAGCCAGAGCCAGAGGATGAGCCGGCGGCACCGGCAATGGCGACCAAGCGAGAGCCGGTTACACCCACGGCGCCAGGGCAGGGAGACTTTTACCGCACCGGAGAGACGCCGACCTCGCCTGAGCCGCCCGCGAAGCCCTCTTCTCCGTCCAGCGATGACAAGAGCTCgtacagcggcggcggcggtggcggcgacaaCAAGCAGGTGGACGACGACGGCGAGCCGGTGGACGGGCTGAGCCCCAAGGCCATCGACAACATCCTCAAGGAGCACAACGCGTTCCGCGCCCAGgagggcgagcgccctctcacgtaaGACCTCTGCATTGCATGGCCGGCGAcgtacggagacgacggcaccacCCATTAATAACTCCGGCGGGTGCATGTAAGTGCAGGTGGAACACGACGGTGGCCAAGTACGCGCAGCAGTACGCGGAGCAGCGCAAGGGGGACTGCGCGCTGAAGCACTCGACGGGGCCGTACGGGGAGAACCTGATGTACGGGGACGGCAAGTCGTGGACGTGGCGGCACACCGTCGACGAGTGGAGCGAGGAGAAGAAGAACTACCACTACACCACCAACACCTGCGACGCCGGCAAGATGTGCGGCCACTACACGGCCGTGGTGTGGAAGGACACCACCAGCGTCGGATGCGGCCGCGTCACCTGCACCAGCGGCAACACCCTCATGGTCTGCAGCTACTACCCGCCGGGGAACTACGACGGCGAGAAGCCATACTAACTTTCCGATCATCGTCATCCATCTCTCTATTCCATGAAGAGGCCGGGGGCTTCCCCTTTTCGAAAACAATCTCTCTCTCATCAACACTAGCTCATGGTTAATTTATTTCAACATGCCGGAGCTACAACCGGCTTCTGACTTAATTGGTGTATAATTCTTCAAAAAAATGATGTACAATTTGTATCATAATTAGTACTTTCGACTCTCGGAGGGAAATCTATGCAACCACTTACCATTTTGTTCGTTTGGTCCGTATGCGGTGGCCGGTGAATATCGAAGAGGCTCAGGTTTGCGCCTGGTAGCTGCCCCAACGACGGCCCTTgtgtagaaggatagagagggagagagatatgcggaatatgttggatgtaCTATTAAGCcccatgggcgagtatatatagatgtacagggatcatcttggagtgcaagGCAAGACACGAGAGTCCTATGAATCTCTATTCTAGACTATCCGTTTATACGTACAcggaatatatctctaacactccctCGCAGTTGTAGCGGGAGCGTCGTGAACAACATGAACGACGTGGACGGTCAGACTGAGGCACAGGCGAGGTGGTAGCCCTTGTGCCGATGTCGAGGGAGCTGAGAGCGTGGGTGTTGCAACCTTGGTTGGGGTAGCCGCGCGAGGAGatgccgtggtcgatgtcgtggtcGGGTGCCGGTGGCGAGGTAGCCGCACATGAAGCCGCGAGCGCATAgtgcgcgaggagagtgacggagacgcgtcgaggcagtcgtggagatggtcgatgccgaagtcgatgcagtctgAGTCGTCGAGGATGAGGTGCTgccctagttttgccagaactaggcacacgtcggggacgaaggcatactctggttttgccagaaccgagtacgcaAAGACGAAGTCGATGAAGGCGAGGCGTCGATCCGAGCTTGCCAGGCTCGGGGacgcgtcggggacgaa encodes:
- the LOC127326361 gene encoding CSC1-like protein RXW8 translates to MKISALLTSAGINVGLCVLFLSLYSVLRKQPANIRVYFGRRISEDHSRLRGAFILERFVPSAGWIVKALQCAEEDLLAAAGLDAVAFNRMLVFSIRIFSLAALLCVLGILPLNYFGQNIQHHRVPSEQLDIFTIGNVEVQSRWLWVHCLVLYIISGVACILLYLEYRHIARLRLLHLKRATPNPGQFTVLVRGIPKKTKESCSSDVDDFFTKYHASSYLFHQVVYKVGKVQKIMTGAKKACRKLKQFTDTTVDQSCKAGTYRCCLCGASSNSFQLLPTDDVVQSSGKTDLKDSTLITDNEECAAAFVFFKTRYGALVASKVLQTSNPTKWVTDLAPEPDDVYWSNIWLPYKQLWIRRIATLLGSIVFMILFLAPVAFIQGLTELEHLQQKLPFLNGLLTKKYMIQLVTGYLPSVILQIFLYTVPPIMMLFSTLEGPTSHSERKRSACCKVLYFYIWNVFFVNVVSGTVIKQLNFFTSPKDIPVELAKVIPVQATFFVTYVLTSGWASLSSELMQLFGLIWNFIRKYILRMKEDTEFVPSFPYHTEVPKVLLFGLLGFTCSVLAPLILPFLLVYFFLGYVVYRNQLLNVYRTRYDTGGLYWPIAHNTVIFSLVLTQIICLGVFGLKESPVAAGFTIPLIILTLLFNQYCRKRLLPLFKTFPAQDLIDMDREDERSGRMEHIHGRLHTAYCQFPDTEDIQLEKIQIDGNGGEKNCSPGESKGKETREEQQPRRDELSHPTLKGLPVSRLQNAVRSITFLIRLQKRGLSR
- the LOC127326331 gene encoding uncharacterized protein → MHAEKLVPAVIAAVAVACLLFAGRAHGLEGYVPAAASQQQVEEPLAINKNDEFLPQPEVMPVPTQLFRRPGFAVYAPQREEATTQPGADANLAGSLDGYFRQPTMTEPEPAAEITTEPEAEPAPETTKPEPEDEPAAPAMATKREPVTPTAPGQGDFYRTGETPTSPEPPAKPSSPSSDDKSSYSGGGGGGDNKQVDDDGEPVDGLSPKAIDNILKEHNAFRAQEGERPLTWNTTVAKYAQQYAEQRKGDCALKHSTGPYGENLMYGDGKSWTWRHTVDEWSEEKKNYHYTTNTCDAGKMCGHYTAVVWKDTTSVGCGRVTCTSGNTLMVCSYYPPGNYDGEKPY